The Plectropomus leopardus isolate mb unplaced genomic scaffold, YSFRI_Pleo_2.0 unplaced_scaffold21586, whole genome shotgun sequence DNA segment attttattatatattcatttatttatttttacagttaaaaaaatcactttggcACTTATTATTTCGAAAAGAAAGACGACATTTTTTAACGAAATACTGTGAAATACTTTCCCCCTAAAAGTTTTTGGGTGAtttccccccccaaaaaaattggCAAATGACTTTggaaatcttcaaaaaaaatatttggtgattttttaaaatccatttatCATCCAGAAACTGTGAAAGCAGAGATCATCGTTGGTTTTCAAATTTCCCACAGAccatgaacacatcatgtgttatcgTACAGGCTCGCAAAACTGATTCCagaacttttccaaaactttaaggTAGTGCTGAGCGATGAAACAATAACGATATTAATCGTGAAATAATTTCTCCGCGATTGAAATATGAGCTGAGTTGATATAATGTCGAGAACGCTTTCCAGCcgtgttttgacagacaacacgaacagccaatcATAAGAGGaagaaccaaatgcagtgaaggactttgactgtagaacagctgagtgtttgacagccacagcatttcatcatggcggatcaaacagctgatggtccgacagcggCGCAgcgagacagacaaagagagcgcagcttctcctcacagcaccaaagtgtcagAAACAGACACAGTAAACGCTGACATTCCCATCAAACCcccaaactgtcaaaaacactgaataaactTTAAGCGTCTCTTGCTGAAAAACTGCAGACATTTTCTCATGTTGGTTGTGTAAccatgacgatgatgatgaacTCACGGCACTGATCTTCTTCCACTGGCGATCCAGCTCCGCCTTCTCATTGGTCTCCTTGAAGCGCCGCGTCTTTCTGCCCTCAGACATCTTGATGCCGTACTGGAAGGCAGCCCTGCAGGGACaaacttcatcatcatcaccatcactatcacagtcatcaccatcatcaccatcaacatcaccatcatcatcattgccATCCtcgccatcatcatcaccgtcatcaccatcactatcatcatcacaatcaacatcaccatcatcactgtcatcaccatcaccatcatcactgtcatcaccatcatcactgtcatcaccatcatcatcaccatcaccatcaccatcagcTTCAGTCTGCCTGTCAGTCAGAGCTGAGGGATCATCATCATACGTACTTTGGCAGTGCCTCCTTGTTGTTCATGTAATCAGAGTACTCCTCCTGAGTGTCAAAGTCCCACCGACCCAGAGGACCCTTCTTATTACCCTGAAACAGGCAGACAGGTTTATCTGACGACAAGAGGACCTTAAACTACCCAGAGGACCCTTCTGATTCCCTTCACACAGGACAGAGTGATGCATGCTGGGAGTCGCAGTTACCTGGTCCATCTTACTGTAGTCCACCTCCTCATCACTGTCCACAGCCAGGTCATCCATCCTgcatgaccacacacacacacacacacacacacacacacacacacacaaattttaaGTActaatatgtgtgtatgttactCTGTGTGTAAGTGCTGTGTGTATGTACGTATGTGTTTGTactagtatagtatagtatatagtagtatatatagtatagaATAGTGTGTCTAAGTATGTCTTAGAGTGTGTATTACTATGTGTTACAGTGTATATTAgtatgttattgtgtgaattagtgtgttcttgtgtgtattagtgtgtcTTACAATGTGAACTAGTATGAATTGTGTGTATTCGTATGTGCTATAGTATGTATTAGGAtgtgttgtgtgtctttgtatgtatttaagtgttttcatgGGTTGTATGTTTATAGTGTGTATTAGCACAGGTAGTGTGTAGTAGTATGTGTGTATCTTACGTAGCGGGGTAACACTCTGCGTAGGAGTTTGATCCTCCAAAGAAATCTCCAAGCTGCTCTTTCCCGTCTCTCCTCAGAGATCCAGTAACACCTCCATTAAAGAACAATactgcagtaaaaatacaaTGAGTGCTCCCTGCTGTGTTCCAATACTGCACTTATTACTCCCTGCTGTGTGCAGATACTGCACTCAGTACTGGGTGCTGTgtacagatactgtatgtgtattGCATTGTGTATTGCTGGTACAGGTCAGGTGACGGCTGAGAGCCAATCAGCAGCTGAGTTTCAGAAGGATATGGT contains these protein-coding regions:
- the LOC121965771 gene encoding protein Red-like translates to MINEKFAGAAGSQWPGQEPGSLRRDGKEQLGDFFGGSNSYAECYPATMDDLAVDSDEEVDYSKMDQGNKKGPLGRWDFDTQEEYSDYMNNKEALPKAAFQYGIKMSEGRKTRRFKETNEKAELDRQWKKISAIIEKRKKMEADG